In the Gymnodinialimonas sp. 202GB13-11 genome, one interval contains:
- the gyrA gene encoding DNA gyrase subunit A, whose translation MTDTPDTPEDGGETLPERPEYSGPTIDISAEMKTSFIDYAMSVIISRAIPDLRDGLKPVHRRILFAMHETGNTHDKSYRKSARPVGDVMGQYHPHGDSAIYDALVRMAQDFSMSLPLLDGQGNFGSMDGDNPAAMRYTEVRMDAPAAFILADIDKDTVDFVDNYDGKQQEPSVLPSRFPNMLVNGAGGIAVGMATNIPPHNLGEVIDACQALIENPDLSSEELIEYVPAPDFPTGGIILGRSGARKAYLEGRGSVIIRAKTRTEEIRKDRYAIVIDEIPYQVNKASMIERIAELVREKKIDGISGVADESDRIGVRVVIELKRDATPEVVLNQLFRFTQMQTSFGCNMLALNGGKPEQLTLRGFLTAFLDFREEVVARRTAFELRKARDRAHVLCGLAVAVSNVDEVVRTIRASADAAEARAKLMERRWPAEEILPFIKLIDDPTHKANEDGTYNLSETQARAILELRLQRLTQLGVKEVTDELEELAGKIKEYLAILASRERILEIISGELAEVRERFAVDRRTEIVDWSGDMEDEDLIEREDMVVTITQGGYIKRTPLADFRAQKRGGKGLSGGSMKDDDVVTSLFVANTHTPLLFFTTSGMVYKLKTWRLPQGSRSSRGKAIVNILPIEIGTGIAAIMPVDRDEDHWDELQVVFCTDRGTVRRNALSDFANVMRNGKIAMKFEGESEGWRMINARIASNDDDVMLVTKKGRAIRFPATDVRVFNSRASTGVRGVKLAEGDEVVSMSIIRHFDAEASERAAYLKQRRLMAGAPEEEVDPEEEEVAEGQLSQERYAEMSAAEDLILTITSGGAGKLSSSHDYPVRGRGGQGVMAMDKAMRGGDLVASFPVDLDDQIMLATSKGQSIRVPIDGISFRSRSAGGVKVFNTGKGEEVVSVAYIADQGDEDAEVIEGGETDGEADAE comes from the coding sequence TTGACGGATACTCCCGACACCCCCGAAGACGGCGGCGAAACCCTGCCTGAACGGCCCGAATATTCCGGCCCCACAATCGACATCTCGGCGGAGATGAAGACCAGCTTCATCGACTACGCGATGTCGGTAATCATCTCCCGCGCGATCCCCGATCTGCGCGACGGGTTGAAACCGGTGCATCGCCGCATCTTGTTCGCGATGCACGAAACCGGAAACACCCACGACAAAAGCTACCGCAAGTCGGCGCGCCCCGTGGGCGATGTGATGGGCCAATACCACCCGCATGGCGATAGCGCGATTTACGACGCGCTGGTGCGGATGGCGCAAGATTTCTCCATGTCGCTGCCGCTACTCGACGGACAGGGCAATTTCGGCTCCATGGACGGCGATAACCCGGCGGCCATGCGCTATACCGAGGTGCGCATGGACGCGCCCGCAGCCTTCATCCTGGCCGATATCGACAAGGACACGGTCGATTTCGTCGACAACTATGATGGCAAGCAGCAGGAACCGAGCGTCTTGCCCTCGCGCTTCCCGAATATGCTGGTCAACGGCGCGGGCGGCATTGCGGTGGGCATGGCCACCAACATCCCGCCGCACAATCTGGGTGAGGTGATCGACGCCTGTCAGGCGCTGATCGAAAATCCGGATCTGTCGTCAGAAGAGCTCATCGAATACGTCCCTGCCCCGGATTTCCCCACGGGCGGGATCATCCTCGGCCGCTCCGGCGCGCGGAAAGCCTATCTGGAGGGGCGCGGGTCGGTCATTATTCGCGCCAAGACGCGGACCGAGGAAATCCGCAAGGACCGCTACGCCATCGTCATCGACGAGATCCCTTATCAGGTGAACAAGGCGTCCATGATCGAACGCATCGCCGAACTGGTCCGCGAAAAGAAGATCGACGGCATTTCCGGTGTGGCGGACGAATCCGACCGGATCGGCGTGCGCGTGGTGATCGAGTTGAAGCGTGACGCCACACCCGAGGTGGTGCTGAACCAACTTTTCCGCTTCACGCAGATGCAGACCAGCTTTGGGTGCAACATGCTTGCCCTGAACGGCGGCAAACCCGAGCAGCTTACATTGCGCGGCTTCCTGACCGCCTTCCTCGACTTCCGTGAAGAAGTCGTGGCACGCCGCACCGCGTTTGAGCTGCGCAAAGCTCGCGACCGGGCCCATGTGCTCTGCGGTCTGGCCGTGGCGGTGTCGAACGTCGACGAAGTGGTGCGCACCATCCGCGCCTCCGCCGATGCGGCCGAAGCCCGCGCCAAGCTCATGGAGCGCCGTTGGCCGGCCGAGGAAATCCTGCCGTTCATCAAGCTGATTGATGACCCGACCCACAAGGCCAATGAAGACGGCACCTATAACCTGTCTGAGACACAGGCCCGCGCGATCCTTGAGCTGCGCCTGCAACGCCTGACCCAACTGGGTGTGAAAGAGGTCACCGACGAACTCGAAGAACTGGCGGGCAAGATCAAGGAATATCTCGCCATCCTCGCCTCGCGTGAACGTATCCTCGAAATCATATCTGGCGAACTCGCTGAAGTGCGCGAGAGATTCGCCGTCGACCGCCGCACGGAGATCGTCGATTGGTCCGGCGACATGGAAGACGAGGACCTGATCGAGCGCGAAGATATGGTCGTGACGATCACCCAGGGCGGCTACATCAAGCGCACGCCCTTGGCCGATTTCCGCGCCCAGAAGCGGGGCGGCAAGGGGCTGTCGGGTGGGTCGATGAAGGACGACGACGTTGTGACAAGCCTGTTTGTCGCCAACACCCACACGCCGCTTCTGTTCTTCACCACCTCCGGCATGGTTTACAAACTCAAGACATGGCGCCTGCCGCAGGGCTCACGCAGCAGCCGTGGCAAGGCCATCGTGAACATCCTGCCCATCGAGATCGGCACCGGCATCGCGGCGATCATGCCCGTGGACCGGGACGAGGATCATTGGGACGAATTGCAGGTTGTGTTCTGTACCGACCGTGGCACCGTGCGCCGCAACGCGCTGTCGGATTTCGCTAATGTCATGCGAAACGGCAAGATCGCCATGAAATTCGAAGGCGAAAGCGAAGGCTGGCGCATGATCAACGCGCGCATCGCCTCGAACGACGACGACGTGATGCTGGTCACCAAGAAAGGCCGCGCGATCCGCTTCCCGGCGACGGATGTGCGCGTCTTCAACTCCCGCGCCTCCACCGGTGTGCGCGGTGTGAAACTGGCCGAGGGCGACGAAGTCGTCTCGATGTCCATCATCCGCCACTTCGATGCGGAAGCCTCGGAACGCGCCGCCTACCTCAAGCAACGCCGCCTAATGGCCGGCGCGCCTGAGGAAGAGGTTGATCCAGAAGAGGAGGAAGTAGCCGAGGGCCAGTTGTCTCAGGAACGCTATGCCGAGATGTCGGCCGCGGAAGATCTGATCCTGACCATTACCTCAGGTGGCGCAGGCAAACTGTCCTCGTCCCACGACTACCCCGTGCGCGGACGTGGCGGCCAAGGCGTGATGGCCATGGACAAGGCGATGCGCGGCGGCGATCTGGTGGCAAGCTTCCCTGTCGATCTCGACGATCAGATCATGCTCGCGACCTCCAAGGGCCAGTCGATCCGCGTGCCCATCGACGGCATCTCCTTCCGCTCGCGGTCTGCGGGCGGCGTGAAAGTGTTCAACACCGGCAAAGGTGAAGAAGTCGTCTCGGTCGCCTATATCGCCGACCAGGGGGATGAGGATGCCGAGGTGATCGAAGGCGGCGAAACGGACGGTGAGGCCGACGCAGAATGA
- a CDS encoding usg protein, which yields MTETELMLKGYGLTTAEMIYRMPDYQNVLNTFVWQDYDLAPDYPRLFEFIEFWQDEIEGPLHTVRFTHRKVIAPGEWRNVTGEFTLH from the coding sequence ATGACCGAGACCGAGCTGATGTTGAAAGGATACGGGCTGACCACGGCGGAGATGATTTACAGGATGCCGGATTACCAAAACGTGCTGAACACGTTTGTCTGGCAGGACTATGATCTCGCCCCCGATTACCCGCGATTATTCGAGTTCATCGAATTCTGGCAGGACGAGATCGAAGGCCCGCTTCATACCGTGCGTTTCACCCACCGCAAGGTGATTGCGCCGGGTGAATGGCGCAATGTGACGGGTGAGTTTACGCTGCACTAG
- a CDS encoding ornithine cyclodeaminase, whose product MTLPAPSERAFVPFVSVANMMALIHEIGLERMLVELSDAIEADFKRWELFDKTPRVAAHSPDGVIELMPTSDGTHYAFKYVNGHPKNTRDGLQTVQAFGLLADVDTGYPVLLSEMTVLTALRTAATSAMVAKHLAPKGATVMAMIGNGAQSEFQCLAFKAVCGVETVRLYDIDAAATAKAVRNLEGSGLKVVACTSPEEAVEGAQIITTCTADKQYATILTDNMVGAGVHVNAIGGDCPGKTELHRDILLRSDIFVEYPPQTRIEGEIQALPEDHPVTELWQVIRGEAPGRTDARQITLFDSVGFATEDFSALRYVREALARHAMYDQLDMLADPDDPRDLFGMVQRARP is encoded by the coding sequence ATGACCCTGCCCGCCCCGTCCGAGCGCGCCTTCGTCCCCTTCGTTTCCGTCGCCAACATGATGGCTCTGATCCACGAGATCGGGCTGGAGCGGATGCTCGTGGAACTCTCCGACGCCATTGAGGCTGATTTCAAACGGTGGGAGTTGTTCGACAAAACCCCACGCGTCGCCGCCCATTCGCCGGATGGCGTGATCGAGTTGATGCCGACCTCGGACGGCACGCATTACGCGTTCAAATACGTAAACGGGCATCCGAAAAACACACGCGACGGGTTGCAAACGGTCCAAGCATTCGGCCTGCTCGCCGATGTCGACACAGGCTATCCGGTGCTGCTGTCCGAAATGACGGTGCTGACCGCCCTGCGCACCGCGGCAACCAGTGCAATGGTCGCTAAACACTTGGCCCCGAAAGGCGCGACGGTAATGGCCATGATCGGCAATGGCGCGCAGTCGGAGTTTCAGTGCCTCGCCTTCAAAGCAGTCTGCGGCGTAGAAACCGTCCGGCTCTACGACATTGACGCAGCCGCTACGGCGAAGGCGGTGCGGAACCTTGAAGGGTCGGGTCTCAAGGTCGTGGCCTGCACCTCTCCGGAAGAGGCCGTGGAGGGCGCGCAAATCATCACGACCTGCACCGCCGACAAGCAATACGCGACCATCCTAACCGACAACATGGTGGGTGCGGGCGTGCATGTGAACGCGATTGGCGGCGATTGTCCGGGTAAGACGGAGCTGCACCGGGACATCCTGCTGCGCTCCGACATCTTCGTGGAATATCCGCCCCAGACGCGGATCGAGGGGGAGATACAGGCACTGCCAGAGGATCATCCGGTGACGGAGCTATGGCAGGTGATCCGGGGGGAGGCCCCGGGCCGGACAGATGCGCGGCAGATCACGCTGTTCGACAGCGTCGGATTCGCGACTGAGGATTTCAGTGCGTTGCGCTATGTGCGCGAAGCCCTCGCGCGCCACGCCATGTACGACCAGCTCGACATGCTGGCCGACCCAGACGATCCACGCGACCTCTTCGGCATGGTCCAACGCGCCCGGCCCTGA
- the rocF gene encoding arginase produces the protein MAMDCILVGAPMDCGKTRQGCLMGPDALRVAGLARALSELGINVHDTGNVAALTNDIADHPHLNALPETIGWTEALMHAAEAAMCEGFPIFLGGDHALSMGTVAGVAAHAKAQGRPQFLLWLDAHTDFNTPQTTTSGNLHGCPVAYVTGQPGFDAFPAVPSPIPAENVCMMGLRSVDPPEREALEGLPVDLHDMRAIDEHGIAAPLRAFLARVAEARGALHVSFDVDFLDPSIAPAVGTTVPGGATYREAHLVMEMLHESGLVTSLDLVELNPFLDERGRTASLMVELTASLMGRKIFDRPTRPYAGGFAA, from the coding sequence ATGGCAATGGATTGCATTCTGGTGGGCGCGCCGATGGATTGTGGCAAGACACGGCAGGGCTGTCTGATGGGGCCTGATGCACTTCGGGTTGCCGGATTGGCACGGGCTTTGAGTGAGCTTGGGATCAACGTGCATGACACAGGCAATGTTGCCGCCTTAACGAACGACATTGCCGACCATCCGCACCTGAACGCCCTGCCCGAGACAATTGGATGGACCGAAGCGCTGATGCACGCCGCCGAGGCCGCCATGTGCGAAGGGTTTCCGATCTTTCTGGGCGGCGATCATGCGCTGTCCATGGGAACCGTCGCGGGCGTCGCAGCCCATGCCAAGGCGCAGGGTCGCCCGCAATTCTTGCTTTGGCTCGATGCCCACACGGATTTCAACACGCCGCAAACAACTACCTCAGGCAATCTGCACGGCTGCCCCGTGGCCTATGTGACCGGACAGCCGGGGTTTGATGCCTTCCCCGCCGTCCCTTCCCCGATCCCGGCGGAAAATGTCTGCATGATGGGCCTGCGCTCCGTCGATCCACCGGAACGAGAGGCGCTGGAGGGTCTTCCGGTGGACCTGCACGACATGCGCGCTATAGACGAACATGGCATCGCAGCCCCCTTACGCGCGTTTCTGGCCCGCGTTGCCGAGGCGCGCGGCGCGCTTCATGTCTCGTTCGACGTGGATTTCCTCGACCCGAGCATAGCTCCCGCTGTCGGCACCACCGTTCCCGGCGGCGCAACCTACCGCGAAGCGCATCTGGTGATGGAGATGCTGCATGAAAGCGGGCTCGTCACGTCGCTCGACCTCGTGGAGTTGAATCCCTTCCTCGACGAACGCGGGCGCACGGCTTCACTAATGGTGGAACTCACGGCCTCCCTCATGGGCCGCAAGATCTTCGATCGCCCCACCCGCCCCTATGCCGGAGGATTTGCCGCATGA
- a CDS encoding Lrp/AsnC family transcriptional regulator: MDDIDRTLLSALRRDGRASLSNLAAALGVTRATVRARIEKLELRGVIRGYTVQTAQDLMDAPVRGLMMLAISGPGAERVMHRLTGHAAVKQVHSTNGKWDLIAEIGTDTLEEFDRVLFDIRRIDGVETSETSLLLNTRKGGRRA; the protein is encoded by the coding sequence ATGGATGATATTGACCGTACTCTTTTGTCTGCCCTGCGCCGCGATGGCCGCGCCTCTTTGTCCAATCTGGCCGCCGCACTGGGCGTGACCCGGGCAACAGTGCGCGCGCGGATCGAAAAGCTGGAACTGCGAGGCGTGATCCGAGGCTATACGGTGCAAACCGCCCAAGACCTTATGGACGCGCCTGTGCGCGGCTTGATGATGCTGGCGATTTCCGGGCCAGGTGCAGAGCGAGTGATGCACAGGCTCACTGGGCATGCCGCTGTGAAGCAGGTGCATTCGACGAATGGCAAGTGGGATCTGATTGCGGAGATCGGGACGGACACTTTGGAAGAGTTTGACCGCGTGCTGTTTGATATCCGGCGTATCGACGGCGTTGAGACGTCTGAGACCAGCTTGCTTTTGAACACCCGCAAAGGCGGCCGACGGGCCTAG
- a CDS encoding disulfide bond formation protein B has product MTLTRRHLIAVAGLGSFGLFLGALYFQYVVGLLPCTMCLWQRWPHRVAIVLSVIGVAIPNAIIALLGAVTALVGAGLALLHTGVEREWWDGPQVCGASAAQDVGALTPEQLFDTTSGPQLVLCNEVAWEFLGLSMASWNGLICLGLAVIWLMAARRPA; this is encoded by the coding sequence ATGACCCTGACACGCCGCCATCTCATCGCCGTTGCGGGCCTCGGTTCGTTTGGCCTGTTTCTGGGCGCGCTCTACTTTCAATATGTCGTTGGCCTGCTGCCCTGCACGATGTGCCTTTGGCAGCGCTGGCCGCATCGCGTCGCAATTGTGTTGTCCGTCATAGGCGTCGCAATCCCCAATGCGATCATCGCGCTACTTGGTGCCGTAACCGCCTTGGTCGGCGCAGGTCTGGCGCTACTGCATACAGGAGTGGAGCGGGAATGGTGGGACGGACCGCAGGTTTGTGGCGCGTCTGCCGCGCAGGATGTTGGGGCATTGACCCCGGAACAGTTGTTCGACACCACGTCCGGCCCGCAGCTGGTTCTATGTAATGAAGTTGCGTGGGAATTTCTGGGCCTGAGCATGGCGTCCTGGAACGGCCTGATCTGCCTCGGGCTGGCCGTGATCTGGCTTATGGCGGCACGACGCCCCGCCTAG
- a CDS encoding YqaA family protein, protein MLRRLYDWVMGFAGHRHALWVLAIVSFAESSVFPIPPDVLMIPMILARPQKAWLIAGVCLISSVLGGLLGYAIGAFAFEEIGRPIFESLGKLDRIEEFNERFNGVGFWAVLIAGLTPFPYKVITIMSGWTGMPLGTFIITSIVARGLRFFIVAGLLWKFGEPIRDFIEKRLGLMFILFCVLLVGGFYVLRFL, encoded by the coding sequence ATGTTACGCCGCCTTTACGATTGGGTGATGGGTTTTGCTGGCCATCGCCACGCCCTGTGGGTTCTGGCCATTGTCAGCTTTGCCGAAAGTTCGGTCTTTCCGATCCCACCCGATGTGCTGATGATCCCGATGATCCTCGCACGGCCTCAAAAGGCATGGCTCATCGCGGGCGTCTGCCTTATATCCTCCGTGCTCGGCGGCCTTCTGGGTTATGCTATCGGTGCCTTTGCGTTCGAAGAGATTGGTCGCCCAATCTTTGAATCGCTTGGCAAGCTGGATCGCATCGAGGAATTCAATGAACGCTTTAACGGCGTGGGCTTCTGGGCGGTGCTGATCGCAGGGCTGACGCCCTTCCCCTACAAGGTCATTACCATCATGTCGGGCTGGACCGGGATGCCCTTGGGAACCTTCATTATCACTTCCATCGTCGCGCGTGGTTTGCGCTTCTTCATCGTCGCGGGCCTGCTGTGGAAGTTTGGGGAGCCGATCCGCGACTTCATCGAAAAGCGCCTGGGCCTGATGTTCATTCTATTCTGCGTGCTGTTGGTGGGCGGCTTTTATGTGCTGAGGTTCCTATGA